A window from Culex pipiens pallens isolate TS chromosome 3, TS_CPP_V2, whole genome shotgun sequence encodes these proteins:
- the LOC120426977 gene encoding protein vav-like → MALMDELWRECAAWLTRCGIIPADHIANQPESEIKTLAAILRDGVLLCNLLNFLDPQSFDMRDFNRKPQMAHFLCVQNIKLFLEICKSSFGLKDSDLFEPTMLYDLSNFHRVLVTLSKLSQCRKAQTLTNIPGFNFEVSQTDKSSSDEDIYKDLHVATVNHMTCAGHDEHDSKVEEVYQDLCSIQITRNQHSSIISYEQRDFVIKELVDTETNYLEALMALKYKFMQPLERVLQKDVIRVIFPCIRELCDIHETFLSKLREATATDAKIKLSSVFLEFREPFLIYGDYCSSMTNATDALRDVCKKTSNIEQVVNQCQKEHSGGRLQLRDILSVPMQRILKYHLLLDKLVQETNPSHEDFRGLERAKEAMVDVAQYSNEVKRDSEHLVVIQKVKESILDLNLPSGNNLEQYGRLLLDGELNIKAHEDQKTKHRYAFVFEKVMILVKNSNTKIGEGQYVFREAHNLQDYRVEICHSRRTLGRDGRLKYSLLLARKTQSTAFTLYMKTEEERDKWKRAFDIAMEMLDPIGCRNTDHMFYVCTFETPVVCRHCSKFLKGKIHQGYRCKCCEIIVHKGCISSTGRCKQNQSPPPVCDRLLSEFNWFVGSMDRDAATHKLEKKKSGTYLLRVRPQGASNSYETIYALSLKTDSKVIKHMKIYKKQDNLMVLYYLSTRRHFKTIVELVSFYERNDLGENFAGLNQTLQWPYKEVIATALYDFSPTESNQLPLKQGCHVVIIGKEGDSKGWWRGKTLEKVGFFPKEYVREHQPTPDEQ, encoded by the coding sequence ATGGCGCTAATGGACGAACTGTGGCGCGAGTGCGCGGCCTGGCTGACCCGGTGTGGGATTATTCCGGCGGATCATATTGCGAACCAGCCGGAGTCGGAGATCAAAACGCTGGCTGCCATCCTGCGCGACGGAGTGCTGCTCTGCAATCTGCTCAACTTTCTGGACCCGCAGTCGTTCGATATGCGGGACTTTAACCGCAAACCCCAGATGGCACACTTTTTGTGCGTACagaatataaaattatttttggagatATGTAAGTCAAGCTTCGGCCTAAAGGATTCGGACTTGTTCGAGCCGACGATGCTGTACGACCTGTCCAACTTTCACCGCGTTCTGGTAACGCTCTCGAAGCTGTCCCAGTGTCGGAAGGCTCAAACTCTCACCAACATTCCTGGTTTCAACTTTGAAGTGTCGCAAACCGACAAGAGTAGCTCAGATGAGGATATTTACAAGGATTTGCACGTCGCAACGGTGAATCACATGACGTGTGCTGGCCACGACGAGCACGATTCCAAGGTGGAGGAGGTGTACCAGGATTTGTGTTCGATACAAATTACCCGGAATCAGCACTCGTCGATCATCAGCTACGAGCAGCGAGACTTTGTTATAAAAGAGCTGGTGGATACCGAGACTAACTATTTAGAGGCTTTAATGGCGCTAAAGTATAAGTTTATGCAACCGCTGGAGCGGGTGTTGCAGAAAGATGTGATACGTGTTATATTTCCGTGCATACGAGAGTTGTGTGACATTCACGAGACGTTCCTGAGCAAGCTGCGCGAGGCAACGGCGACGGACGCCAAGATAAAGCTGAGCAGTGTGTTTCTGGAGTTCCGGGAACCGTTCCTAATATATGGTGATTATTGTTCCAGCATGACCAACGCAACGGATGCGCTGCGGGATGTGTGCAAAAAGACCAGCAACATTGAACAGGTCGTTAACCAATGCCAAAAAGAGCACAGCGGTGGGCGACTGCAGCTGCGTGACATTCTCTCTGTGCCAATGCAACGAATTCTGAAGTATCATTTGCTGCTGGACAAGCTAGTCCAGGAAACGAATCCGTCGCATGAAGATTTCCGTGGCCTTGAGCGGGCCAAAGAGGCCATGGTGGATGTTGCACAATATTCCAACGAAGTCAAACGAGATTCCGAGCATCTAGTCGTTATACAGAAGGTTAAGGAAAGTATTTTAGATCTGAATTTACCCAGTGGAAACAATCTGGAGCAGTACGGGCGGCTACTGCTGGACGGAGAGCTGAACATCAAAGCGCACGAAGATCAGAAAACGAAGCATCGGTACGCGTTCGTGTTTGAGAAGGTTATGATCTTGGTGAAGAACTCGAATACCAAAATTGGCGAAGGGCAGTACGTGTTCCGGGAGGCGCACAACCTGCAGGACTACCGGGTCGAGATATGTCATTCCAGACGGACGTTGGGCCGGGACGGAAGGTTGAAGTACTCGCTACTGCTGGCACGGAAGACGCAATCTACGGCATTTACACTGTACATGAAGACGGAGGAGGAGCGTGACAAGTGGAAGCGGGCATTTGACATTGCGATGGAGATGTTGGATCCGATTGGGTGTCGGAACACGGACCACATGTTCTACGTGTGTACCTTTGAGACTCCGGTGGTTTGCCGGCACTGTTCCAAGTTTCTGAAGGGCAAGATCCACCAGGGATATCGGTGCAAGTGTTGCGAGATAATTGTCCACAAGGGGTGCATTTCGTCGACCGGGAGATGCAAGCAGAACCAGTCTCCGCCGCCGGTCTGCGATCGGTTGCTGTCGGAGTTCAATTGGTTTGTGGGCTCGATGGATCGGGACGCTGCAACGCACAAGCTGGAGAAGAAGAAAAGTGGCACGTATCTGCTACGGGTCCGTCCACAAGGTGCATCGAACTCGTACGAGACGATTTATGCGTTAAGTTTGAAAACAGATAGTAAGGTTATAAAGCACATGAAGATATACAAAAAGCAGGACAATTTAATGGTTCTGTACTATTTATCAACGCGGAGACACTTTAAGACGATCGTCGAGCTGGTGTCGTTCTACGAGCGGAACGATTTGGGCGAGAACTTTGCCGGACTTAACCAGACGCTGCAGTGGCCGTACAAGGAGGTCATCGCCACGGCGCTGTACGACTTTTCCCCTACCGAGTCGAACCAGCTTCCGCTGAAGCAGGGCTGTCACGTCGTAATCATCGGCAAGGAGGGCGACAGCAAGGGCTGGTGGCGCGGCAAAACGCTCGAAAAGGTGGGCTTCTTCCCGAAGGAGTACGTCCGCGAGCACCAGCCGACCCCGGACGAGCAATAA